From Spirochaeta isovalerica, the proteins below share one genomic window:
- a CDS encoding aminotransferase class III-fold pyridoxal phosphate-dependent enzyme, giving the protein MIETKEEAKLNTYENSQELFKRAVKVIPTGIPGHLGPVQSQFIPTSDFPFYAERAEGSYFWDLDGNKFIDYMCAYGPNVLGYNNPVVDKAAFDQFKKGNCMALPGKVQVEFAELLVDTIEGADWAMFMKNGGDATSFALMIARAATGRKKLVRIKGGYHGVAPWTQVDGHAGVVSEDISNNLFMEWNDAEAFERLISDYPGQIAGLIATPYDHRIFTDNALPKPGYWQKIRQLCTDNGIVLIIDDVRCGFRLDMGGSAKYFGFEPDLACYCKALANGYNISSVVGKDSLRDAASKVFYTGSYWSSAVPMAAGIACINELKRIDGPRLMIEKGEKLTAGLKKTAEANGIDLVISGVPSMFYMRIANDNSLMMHQEFCAECAKRGVFFVSHHNHFINCSLSDEDIAKTLEVAEEAFRIVKKNNPDKCN; this is encoded by the coding sequence ATGATTGAAACTAAAGAAGAAGCGAAACTCAATACCTATGAAAATTCACAGGAGTTATTCAAAAGGGCGGTAAAAGTCATCCCCACGGGGATTCCCGGACATCTCGGACCGGTCCAGTCTCAGTTCATTCCCACTTCGGACTTCCCGTTTTATGCCGAAAGGGCCGAAGGATCCTATTTCTGGGATCTGGATGGTAACAAATTCATCGATTACATGTGCGCCTACGGTCCCAATGTTCTGGGGTATAACAATCCCGTTGTGGACAAAGCGGCTTTCGATCAGTTCAAGAAGGGAAACTGCATGGCTCTTCCCGGCAAGGTTCAGGTCGAATTTGCCGAGCTGCTGGTCGACACGATTGAAGGGGCCGATTGGGCCATGTTTATGAAGAACGGAGGAGATGCTACAAGCTTCGCCCTTATGATAGCCCGTGCGGCGACAGGCAGGAAGAAGCTGGTCCGCATAAAAGGGGGATATCACGGCGTGGCACCCTGGACCCAGGTCGACGGCCATGCGGGAGTTGTCAGTGAGGATATTTCCAACAATCTCTTTATGGAGTGGAACGATGCGGAAGCCTTTGAAAGACTTATCAGCGACTATCCCGGACAGATCGCCGGTCTTATCGCCACTCCCTACGATCATAGAATCTTCACGGATAATGCACTTCCCAAACCGGGATACTGGCAGAAAATACGGCAGCTCTGTACGGATAACGGCATTGTTCTGATCATTGATGATGTCCGCTGCGGATTCCGTCTCGATATGGGCGGATCGGCAAAATACTTCGGTTTCGAACCGGATCTGGCCTGCTACTGCAAGGCTCTGGCCAACGGTTACAATATTTCTTCGGTTGTCGGAAAGGATTCGCTCCGCGATGCGGCATCAAAAGTATTTTACACGGGAAGCTACTGGTCTTCCGCCGTTCCCATGGCGGCGGGGATAGCCTGCATCAATGAGCTGAAGAGGATCGACGGTCCCCGTCTGATGATAGAGAAAGGGGAGAAGCTCACTGCGGGACTGAAAAAGACCGCCGAAGCAAACGGCATTGATCTGGTTATCTCCGGTGTCCCTTCCATGTTTTATATGCGCATTGCCAATGACAATTCGCTGATGATGCACCAGGAGTTCTGTGCCGAGTGCGCCAAACGGGGCGTTTTCTTCGTCTCCCATCACAATCATTTTATCAACTGTTCTCTCTCTGATGAGGACATTGCGAAAACTCTGGAAGTGGCGGAGGAAGCTTTCCGGATAGTAAAGAAAAATAATCCGGACAAGTGCAATTAA
- a CDS encoding transketolase: MGLSEKEFLELDEKAKEMRHLILDTVQWAGGAHVGGSLSAADILTLLYYKYLNIDPGKPDWEDRDRFVLSKGHIGVGLAPFLADKGYIDRELLKTYNHTGSSLGMHLDKNKVPGLDASTGSLGHGLPISLGMALAAKQRGKSYKTWCLLGDGECNEGSVWEAAMAASHHKADNLIAMVDRNRCMMDGSTEDVMALEPFADKWRAFGFNVLEVDGHDLKALAEAMETALEAGDKPTVIICQTVKGCGVESISGDYRYHYASFDPEKTRLFKEEISSYHAKRREEKK, encoded by the coding sequence ATGGGCTTGAGCGAAAAAGAATTTCTGGAACTGGATGAAAAAGCGAAAGAGATGAGGCATCTGATCCTCGATACGGTACAGTGGGCGGGCGGCGCCCATGTGGGGGGATCGCTCAGCGCGGCTGATATCCTCACGCTTCTCTACTATAAATATCTGAATATCGACCCCGGGAAACCGGATTGGGAGGACCGTGACCGCTTTGTCCTCAGCAAGGGACATATCGGTGTGGGGCTGGCGCCCTTCCTGGCGGATAAGGGATATATCGACCGGGAGCTCCTTAAAACATACAACCATACGGGGTCCTCGCTGGGAATGCACCTCGATAAAAACAAGGTTCCGGGGCTGGATGCGTCAACGGGATCTCTGGGACACGGTCTTCCCATCAGCCTGGGGATGGCGCTGGCGGCGAAGCAGAGGGGGAAAAGCTATAAGACCTGGTGTCTTCTGGGAGACGGAGAGTGCAATGAAGGCTCTGTCTGGGAGGCGGCTATGGCGGCTTCCCATCATAAGGCGGACAATCTCATCGCCATGGTGGACCGGAACCGCTGTATGATGGACGGCTCCACCGAAGACGTTATGGCCCTCGAACCCTTTGCCGACAAGTGGCGGGCTTTCGGATTCAATGTGCTGGAGGTGGACGGACACGACCTGAAGGCGCTGGCCGAAGCCATGGAAACAGCCCTGGAGGCAGGAGATAAGCCGACGGTCATAATCTGCCAAACTGTCAAGGGATGCGGAGTCGAGTCCATTTCCGGCGATTACCGGTATCACTACGCCTCCTTCGATCCCGAAAAAACCAGACTTTTTAAAGAAGAGATAAGCTCTTATCACGCAAAAAGAAGAGAGGAGAAGAAATAA
- a CDS encoding transketolase family protein translates to MAGLTYTILDATNMSTAEVYGKALEHLADNYDNVVGLTADLAKSTKIGVLAEKHPDRLYNMGIAEQNLFGVAAGMASAGLVPYVSTFAIFTSMRALDQVHTDICYQNLNVKMIATHGGLSFGQAGSTHHCTEDIGIMRTMANLTIVVPADGISAAEAVTAAYSKEGPVYIRLNRGYDQPVYDTSECDFQIGKSIELAEGSDLTIIACGAAVYRAREAASILRNSDGIHARVIDMHTIKPIDRDAILKAVHDTRRIITVEDHNIIGGLGSAVAEVMAESGKACAFKRLGVPDTFSIIGLHEDLMAHYGFDMNGIASAARELMNRDFEEDDDWDDEL, encoded by the coding sequence ATGGCCGGTTTAACCTATACCATACTGGACGCGACCAATATGTCCACTGCGGAAGTTTACGGAAAAGCTCTGGAACACCTGGCGGATAATTACGACAATGTCGTGGGACTTACGGCCGATCTGGCCAAATCTACTAAAATCGGAGTTCTGGCTGAAAAACATCCCGACCGTCTCTACAATATGGGAATCGCCGAACAGAATCTCTTCGGCGTTGCCGCGGGAATGGCTTCGGCGGGGCTAGTCCCCTATGTCTCCACTTTCGCCATTTTCACATCCATGAGGGCACTCGATCAGGTCCACACCGATATCTGCTACCAGAATCTCAATGTGAAGATGATTGCAACCCACGGAGGCCTGAGTTTCGGCCAGGCCGGTTCGACACACCACTGCACGGAGGATATCGGCATCATGCGGACCATGGCCAATCTGACAATTGTCGTCCCGGCCGACGGGATCTCCGCAGCGGAAGCCGTTACCGCCGCATACAGCAAGGAAGGTCCGGTCTATATCCGTCTCAACCGGGGTTATGACCAGCCCGTATACGACACATCGGAATGTGATTTTCAGATCGGGAAATCAATAGAACTGGCTGAAGGATCCGATCTGACCATTATCGCCTGCGGGGCCGCTGTGTACAGAGCCAGGGAAGCGGCGTCTATTTTAAGAAACAGTGACGGTATCCACGCCCGGGTCATCGATATGCACACAATCAAACCGATAGACAGAGATGCCATTCTGAAAGCGGTTCACGATACGCGGAGAATCATCACTGTGGAAGACCACAATATCATCGGGGGGCTGGGAAGCGCCGTTGCGGAAGTCATGGCGGAGAGCGGAAAAGCCTGCGCCTTTAAACGATTGGGCGTGCCCGATACCTTTTCCATCATCGGACTCCATGAAGATCTTATGGCCCATTACGGTTTCGATATGAACGGAATCGCCTCGGCGGCGCGGGAATTGATGAATAGGGATTTTGAAGAAGATGACGACTGGGATGACGAATTATGA